In the Telopea speciosissima isolate NSW1024214 ecotype Mountain lineage chromosome 2, Tspe_v1, whole genome shotgun sequence genome, one interval contains:
- the LOC122649992 gene encoding probable ubiquitin-conjugating enzyme E2 37: protein MAQAARLSLRMQKELKLLLTDPPPGVSLPLLTADSDSSNLSTIDAQIDGPEGTVYAKGVFNVKILIPDRYPFQPPIVTFATPIYHPNIDNGGRICLDILNLPPKGAWQPSLNISTVLTSLGLLLSEPNPDDGLMCEASREYKYNRQAFDQKARSMTEQYAKAGGGMNCSGSGSMSCNTDPSTMHAEGSEIESKPTVNECGLSHKKLQVSWKLSLESSGLSQRTIADKKEPVTVTQQSSLTYSKSLSGTPSTPSKSSLILQASNHDDQKPHEDQVTRRANGNENAIFRKPLGISRKLSLESSGSSQRKDADNRNTLPVDQQLLLSPSKNHFTVLSKPLQTPDVQSHQDQDWRRADNGTTKIHKKKCQISQSKSLYSLGPNQSRDDDKEKMEPTHRLLVSHSHSEGLLPLNSSKPLPMPQCGNCDEQDNGDQNENVRNGTINVSPNTSANLSLESLGSLKRRDIDKENQVITQLPPSHSQSHGGVSPKSMSHAFTSNGQHRQDHEVKIVNSSIKQQEEVSPITEMVIVLDSEDSEEENRGLKRSRLSLARKRLTGNCKAKA, encoded by the exons aTGGCACAGGCAGCAAGGCTCAGCTTGCGAATGCAAAAGGAGCTGAAACTTCTTCTCACTGACCCTCCTCCCGGTGTCTCTCTTCCGCTGCTTACCGCTGATTCCGATTCCTCCAACTTGTCAACCATTGATGCCC AGATCGATGGCCCCGAAGGAACCGTTTACGCTAAAGGGGTTTTCAACGTCAAGATTCTAATACCTGACAG GTATCCGTTTCAACCTCCCATTGTGACATTTGCGACGCCCATCTACCACCCCAATATCGACAACGGTGGAAGGATTTGTTTGGATATTCTCAATCTTCCTCCCAAG GGTGCATGGCAACCATCTCTGAACATTTCAACTGTGCTAACAAGCCTTGGGTTGCTACTGAGTGAGCCCAACCCTGATGATGGCCTAATGTGTGAAGCA AGCAGGGAGTACAAATATAACAGGCAAGCTTTTGACCAAAAGGCACGGTCTATGACTGAGCAGTACGCAAAGGCTGGAGGGGGCATGAATTGTAGTGGTAGTGGAAGCATGTCGTGTAACACAGACCCAAGTACA ATGCACGCTGAAGGATCAGAGATAGAGTCCAAACCAACGGTTAATGAGTGTGGCCTCAGTCATAAGAAATTGCAGGTTAGCTGGAAGTTGTCACTGGAATCTTCAGGCCTATCCCAGAGGACGATTGCTGATAAAAAGGAACCTGTGACGGTGACTCAACAGTCATCACTCACATACTCAAAGAGCCTTTCTGGTACCCCATCCACTCCGTCAAAGTCTTCATTGATTTTACAGGCTAGTAACCATGATGATCAAAAACCCCATGAGGATCAGGTTACGAGAAGAGCAAATGGAAATGAAAATGCAATTTTTAGGAAACCACTTGGGATCAGTCGAAAGTTGTCTCTGGAATCCTCAGGTTCATCCCAAAGAAAGGATGCTGATAACAGGAATACATTGCCAGTGGATCAGCAGTTATTACTCTCACCCTCCAAAAACCATTTTACAGTTTTATCCAAGCCCTTGCAGACGCCTGATGTACAATCTCATCAAGATCAAGATTGGAGAAGGGCGGATAATGGCACCACAAAGATTCATAAGAAGAAGTGTCAAATCAGTCAGAGCAAATCTCTGTATTCTTTGGGTCCAAACCAGAGTAGGGATGATGATAAGGAAAAAATGGAACCCACTCACAGATTATTGGTTTCTCACTCTCACTCTGAAGGACTTCTTCCACTAAATTCTTCCAAGCCATTGCCAATGCCGCAATGTGGTAATTGTGATGAACAGGATAATGGAGATCAGAATGAGAATGTGAGGAATGGTACCATAAATGTGAGTCCTAACACAAGTGCCAATCTGTCACTGGAATCTTTGGGCTCACTCAAGAGAAGGGATATTGACAAGGAGAATCAAGTGATTACCCAGTTGCCTCCTTCACATTCCCAAAGCCATGGTGGAGTTTCACCCAAGTCAATGTCACATGCTTTTACTTCAAATGGACAACACCGTCAAGATCATGAAGTAAAAATTGTAAATAGCAGCATCAAACAACAGGAAGAAGTTTCACCAATAACTGAGATGGTGATAGTGTTGGACAGTGAAGATAGTGAGGAAGAAAACAGAGGATTGAAAAGGTCCAGATTGTCACTTGCTCGAAAACGTTTAACTGGAAATTGTAAAGCTAAAGCTTGA
- the LOC122652146 gene encoding RNA-binding region-containing protein 3-like, which produces MIPRRRVMSSLRNQVVCMAPEEEKMTRRSPLDFPIEWERPKPGRRPDIFPQFSPMKTPLPPPLPADPPEEDEEEEEKKEEEEDPENDDPDKPEQQSKM; this is translated from the exons ATGATACCTCGAAGGAGAGTGATGAGTTCTCTTAGGAATCAAGTTGTTTGTATGGCTCccgaagaagagaagatgaccCGCCGCTCCCCTCTTGATTTCCCTATC GAGTGGGAGAGGCCAAAGCCTGGGCGTAGACCAGATATATTCCCCCAGTTCAGTCCAATGAAAACACCACTGCCGCCTCCATTGCCTGCTGATCCTccggaagaagatgaggaagaggaagaaaagaaagaagaagaggaggatccTGAGAATGATGATCCTGATAAGCCAGAACAGCAGTCTAAGATGTAG